One window from the genome of Jeotgalibaca sp. MA1X17-3 encodes:
- a CDS encoding heavy-metal-associated domain-containing protein, with translation MKQVVIIDGMKCDGCAQNVSERLSGIQGIERVLVDISSKNATIETEREITKAEYIDALVDTKYDVVEVN, from the coding sequence ATGAAACAAGTTGTAATCATCGATGGAATGAAATGTGATGGATGTGCCCAGAATGTCAGCGAACGCTTATCAGGTATACAAGGTATTGAAAGAGTGCTCGTTGATATTAGTTCCAAAAATGCAACGATTGAAACAGAACGTGAAATTACAAAAGCTGAGTATATAGATGCTTTAGTTGATACGAAGTATGATGTAGTTGAAGTAAACTAG
- a CDS encoding biotin--[acetyl-CoA-carboxylase] ligase: protein MEKLTDQTPHIKWVNDIFLNGKKICGILTEGIINMETQTIESIILGIGINVTISKENIPKNLQEIIGGIFDSQTSEQNITRNQLAAEIMNEFYPLYQEMESKEYLDQYRERCFVLGKEVSFKKNNEELEGKAIAIDDEGGLVIEMEHNEKQTLSYGEISIKIKQ, encoded by the coding sequence ATTGAAAAGTTAACAGATCAAACGCCTCATATCAAATGGGTAAATGACATATTTTTAAATGGAAAAAAAATATGTGGAATTTTGACAGAAGGTATTATCAATATGGAAACCCAAACAATTGAATCGATTATTTTAGGAATCGGTATTAATGTAACTATATCTAAAGAGAATATACCCAAAAATCTCCAAGAAATTATTGGTGGAATTTTTGATTCACAAACAAGCGAACAAAATATTACACGCAATCAATTAGCAGCGGAAATTATGAATGAATTTTATCCTCTTTATCAAGAAATGGAATCCAAAGAATATCTAGATCAATATCGTGAACGATGTTTTGTTCTAGGTAAAGAAGTATCCTTCAAAAAAAATAATGAAGAGTTAGAAGGAAAAGCAATTGCGATTGATGATGAAGGTGGTTTAGTTATTGAGATGGAACATAATGAAAAACAGACACTTTCTTATGGAGAAATCAGTATAAAAATAAAACAATGA
- a CDS encoding biotin operon repressor, with product MSTKKRVLKILENNRGQSLSGQKIAEEVQLSRTAIWKAIKTLKEEGHQIESVPKSGYTLLEKSDVLNTESIQGLLNKSLPSLTIHTYPTIDSTNNEAKKKLNEKIKQDTLILSEEQTEGKGRLGRVFVSPASTGLYMSLILHDVPAEKILH from the coding sequence GTGTCCACTAAAAAAAGAGTTTTAAAAATTTTAGAAAATAATCGAGGCCAGTCTCTATCTGGACAAAAAATTGCGGAAGAAGTGCAATTGAGTCGCACAGCAATTTGGAAAGCGATAAAGACCTTGAAAGAAGAGGGTCATCAAATTGAATCAGTGCCAAAGTCTGGTTATACGCTTCTTGAAAAATCAGATGTTTTAAATACTGAATCGATTCAAGGATTGTTAAATAAATCGCTTCCTTCTCTTACCATTCATACTTATCCAACAATCGATTCAACGAATAATGAGGCCAAAAAAAAGTTAAATGAAAAGATTAAGCAAGATACTTTAATTTTATCGGAAGAGCAGACAGAAGGAAAAGGTCGCTTGGGAAGAGTATTTGTTTCACCAGCAAGTACAGGTTTGTATATGAGTTTGATTTTACATGATGTACCTGCAGAAAAGATTCTACACTGA
- a CDS encoding biotin transporter BioY: MKISVQDTTRISLMAALSFVGGMIAIPVGPVPVTLQTLFVLLSGFILSVPAAFLSQLLHLLLVLLVKGFQTTMSPSFGFLIGFILSATLIAWLRENKKMENLSLLAIIGTVVIYLVGTPYMAFILNVVLESHLSLLQILMSGVILFLPGDIIKGIIAVMTVKSLVGKRIKVA, translated from the coding sequence ATGAAAATTTCAGTACAAGATACAACTCGTATTAGTTTAATGGCTGCTTTATCTTTTGTAGGAGGAATGATTGCCATACCAGTAGGGCCGGTACCTGTTACTTTACAAACTTTATTTGTGCTATTATCTGGGTTTATTCTATCAGTACCTGCAGCTTTTCTTTCTCAACTTCTTCACCTCTTGTTAGTTCTTCTCGTAAAAGGATTTCAAACGACTATGTCTCCTAGTTTTGGTTTTTTAATTGGTTTTATACTTTCGGCAACCTTGATTGCTTGGTTACGAGAAAATAAAAAAATGGAAAATCTTTCTCTTCTTGCTATTATTGGAACGGTTGTTATCTATTTAGTAGGTACTCCGTATATGGCTTTCATCTTAAATGTGGTATTAGAAAGTCATCTATCACTTTTACAAATTCTGATGTCGGGAGTGATTCTCTTTTTACCTGGAGATATTATTAAAGGGATTATTGCAGTAATGACTGTAAAGAGTTTGGTTGGAAAAAGAATTAAAGTTGCGTAG
- a CDS encoding CapA family protein, which translates to MKKWMSLISIVALWGCSANVDTDQNDSSNGIESTPAIVESSESESAAIIESEEETENRVSFIGVGDNLIHDSVIQSAKLDDGTYDFTPMFDNVASSIGEADLAFLNQETILAGSDYPYAGYPSFNTPDEMAQNMHDLGFDLINGATNHTLDYDYTGAIHAKEVWNQFDDLIYTGNF; encoded by the coding sequence TTGAAAAAATGGATGTCGCTCATCTCGATTGTAGCCTTGTGGGGTTGCAGTGCAAACGTAGATACAGATCAAAATGACAGTAGCAATGGAATAGAATCCACACCAGCAATTGTAGAATCATCAGAAAGTGAATCTGCAGCGATTATAGAATCAGAAGAAGAAACAGAAAATCGTGTTTCATTTATTGGAGTAGGTGACAACTTAATCCATGACTCTGTCATACAATCAGCAAAACTAGATGATGGAACCTATGATTTTACACCGATGTTTGATAATGTTGCATCGTCTATAGGAGAGGCAGATCTAGCATTTTTAAATCAAGAAACAATATTAGCTGGATCAGATTATCCATATGCTGGTTACCCATCCTTTAATACTCCAGATGAAATGGCACAAAATATGCATGATCTAGGTTTTGATTTAATTAATGGCGCAACCAATCATACGCTAGATTATGATTACACAGGTGCAATTCATGCAAAAGAAGTTTGGAATCAATTTGATGATTTAATTTACACAGGAAATTTTTAA
- a CDS encoding 3D domain-containing protein, with the protein MNIKNRILVTGASIALTGMMAFSNPTETKAAELTPETWTARTVLEVKNDLKQNEKGSKYTFQWGDTLSAIANATDISVNALVEVNNISNADFIMAGRSIYLSTDNKVVTLGEGESVKSYDVSQDEVVEVETPVETIEEYNAIEEVKETEPVVEEAPAAKTPVVEETPAATSEGYTVNVEATAYSTNQPALSDYTFSGINLRENPNVIAVDPNFIPLGSTIIVPGYGTYIAGDTGSAIIGNRIDIHITNLDTAWAFGRQNMSVTVIPNN; encoded by the coding sequence ATGAATATTAAAAATAGAATCTTAGTTACAGGTGCATCTATTGCTCTTACAGGAATGATGGCATTTTCAAATCCAACAGAAACTAAAGCAGCAGAATTAACTCCAGAAACTTGGACAGCTCGTACCGTACTTGAAGTTAAAAACGACTTAAAGCAAAATGAAAAAGGAAGCAAGTATACATTCCAATGGGGAGATACACTATCTGCTATTGCAAATGCAACTGATATTTCAGTAAATGCTCTTGTGGAAGTAAATAATATTTCTAATGCTGATTTTATTATGGCAGGAAGATCTATCTACCTTTCTACGGATAATAAAGTAGTGACACTTGGTGAAGGTGAATCAGTAAAATCTTATGATGTTAGTCAAGATGAAGTAGTTGAAGTAGAGACACCAGTTGAAACAATTGAAGAATATAATGCTATTGAAGAAGTAAAAGAAACAGAACCAGTTGTTGAAGAGGCACCAGCTGCCAAAACTCCTGTTGTTGAAGAAACACCAGCGGCTACATCTGAAGGATATACAGTAAACGTTGAAGCAACTGCTTATTCTACTAACCAACCAGCTTTAAGCGATTATACCTTCAGTGGAATCAATTTACGTGAGAATCCAAATGTTATTGCGGTTGATCCAAACTTCATTCCATTAGGATCAACGATCATTGTTCCTGGTTATGGTACGTATATTGCTGGAGATACTGGTTCTGCTATTATTGGAAACCGTATTGATATCCACATTACAAACTTAGATACTGCATGGGCATTTGGACGTCAAAATATGTCTGTAACAGTTATTCCAAATAACTAA
- a CDS encoding ABC transporter substrate-binding protein gives MNIQKIKRAGLALGATVLLAACGGNGAGDSASDVSNASSTTSSTAQENGTTDKETINIGILQYLEHDSLSASRKGFIDVLEEAGYKEGENLNIDYQNAQGDQANLQTMSERISGTSDLLLAIATPSAQSIANVERDLPVLFTAITDPVDAGLVDSLEVPGGNITGTTDAGPIEDQVKLLLSIVDDAKTIGIIYNSSEPNSVIQSDQAEAILKESGIDVKILTVNSSNDVQQVMESLAQDVDGVYIPTDNTLASTMATVSQVAIAYELPVVAASTDQVLAGGLATYGIDYYELGRQTGEMALEILENGDEPATMAVQSSTAVELVVNEEMADALGIDPASIVVPE, from the coding sequence ATGAATATACAAAAGATAAAAAGAGCAGGTTTAGCATTAGGTGCAACGGTATTATTAGCAGCATGTGGAGGAAATGGCGCAGGGGATTCTGCTTCAGATGTAAGCAATGCTTCTTCCACAACTAGTTCTACAGCACAAGAAAATGGTACAACGGATAAAGAGACTATTAATATTGGAATTTTACAGTATTTAGAACACGATTCTTTAAGTGCCTCTCGTAAAGGGTTTATAGATGTATTAGAAGAAGCAGGGTACAAAGAGGGCGAGAACCTTAATATTGATTACCAAAATGCTCAAGGGGACCAAGCAAACTTACAAACGATGTCTGAACGAATTTCAGGTACAAGCGACTTACTGCTAGCGATTGCTACACCATCTGCACAAAGTATTGCAAATGTTGAGAGAGACCTTCCTGTACTGTTTACAGCAATCACTGACCCTGTAGATGCAGGTTTAGTAGATAGTCTAGAAGTTCCAGGAGGAAATATTACCGGAACAACGGATGCAGGTCCGATTGAAGACCAAGTAAAATTGTTACTTTCTATTGTTGACGATGCTAAAACAATTGGAATTATTTATAATTCTAGTGAACCAAACTCTGTAATCCAGTCTGATCAAGCAGAAGCAATTCTAAAAGAATCAGGAATTGATGTAAAAATTCTAACAGTAAATTCAAGTAATGACGTTCAACAAGTAATGGAGTCTCTTGCACAAGATGTTGATGGAGTATATATTCCAACGGATAATACGTTAGCAAGTACAATGGCGACTGTTTCTCAAGTAGCGATTGCCTATGAACTTCCAGTTGTTGCTGCTTCTACTGATCAAGTGTTAGCAGGTGGGCTAGCTACATACGGAATTGATTACTATGAATTAGGAAGACAAACGGGAGAAATGGCTCTTGAAATTCTAGAAAATGGTGATGAACCTGCCACGATGGCCGTGCAATCTTCAACAGCAGTTGAACTAGTTGTTAATGAAGAAATGGCAGATGCTTTAGGAATTGATCCAGCAAGTATTGTAGTTCCAGAATAA
- a CDS encoding tetratricopeptide repeat protein: MDKIEIQKISEQALKAHEKEDYAKAEKLFLEALYLLDDKANPLYQRLVYGLGINYALQENYEGAKSCFQEGRFNAIKAQNMEFELQMIHELIVVCRKAEEYQTAELLVEEEILYRKTHTPDDLIGLVTAYYEGAMTFLSSLHFKRSNLYLKEALVQAKNIPDDRYTAWIYMGMGDLYFAQNENDLAKKAYQKSLAIYEKYENKKISNILCLRLRQTEL; the protein is encoded by the coding sequence ATGGATAAAATTGAAATTCAAAAAATATCAGAACAAGCTTTAAAAGCTCATGAAAAAGAAGATTATGCAAAAGCTGAAAAGCTTTTTTTAGAAGCTCTTTACCTGCTAGATGATAAGGCAAATCCACTCTATCAGAGATTAGTCTATGGTTTAGGAATCAATTACGCCTTACAAGAAAATTATGAAGGTGCAAAAAGCTGCTTTCAAGAAGGCCGATTTAATGCTATAAAAGCACAAAATATGGAATTCGAGTTACAGATGATTCACGAATTGATTGTGGTTTGTAGAAAAGCTGAAGAATATCAAACAGCCGAATTACTTGTTGAAGAAGAAATTCTGTATCGAAAAACCCATACTCCTGATGATTTGATTGGTCTTGTAACTGCTTATTATGAAGGAGCTATGACCTTTCTTTCTTCGCTTCATTTTAAAAGAAGTAACCTCTATTTAAAAGAAGCGTTAGTTCAAGCAAAAAATATTCCCGATGATCGTTATACTGCTTGGATTTATATGGGAATGGGTGACTTGTATTTTGCACAGAATGAGAATGATTTAGCTAAAAAAGCATATCAAAAAAGTCTAGCTATTTATGAAAAATATGAAAACAAAAAGATATCTAATATATTATGTTTACGTTTACGTCAAACAGAGCTATAA
- a CDS encoding CapA family protein, with translation MEKNGVTFSFLAYTYGTNGLLPDTDWRVAYFDEEKIRQDVARAKEISDVVIVSAHWGDEDTPVVNDFQKSYAQLFADLEVDVVIGTHPHHIQPIEWLTGENGNEMLVVYSLGNFLANALADINTLGGMITFDFVVDEEGTSVENIKFKPTISHFTEYKTGMEIPTKDFKIYMLDEYTDELASEHGLNRFDDIEIKPEHYQKLVDDIIAPEFLETAP, from the coding sequence ATGGAAAAAAATGGAGTGACCTTTTCATTCTTAGCTTATACATATGGTACCAACGGACTATTGCCTGATACAGATTGGCGAGTGGCTTACTTTGATGAAGAGAAAATAAGGCAAGATGTGGCTCGTGCGAAAGAAATAAGTGATGTTGTTATTGTTTCTGCTCATTGGGGAGACGAAGATACCCCAGTAGTAAATGATTTCCAAAAAAGTTATGCACAACTATTTGCTGATTTAGAAGTAGATGTTGTGATTGGAACTCATCCACATCATATTCAACCGATTGAATGGCTAACAGGAGAAAATGGAAACGAAATGCTCGTTGTCTATTCTTTAGGTAATTTTTTAGCGAATGCACTCGCAGATATCAATACCCTAGGTGGGATGATTACGTTTGACTTTGTAGTAGATGAAGAGGGTACGTCTGTAGAAAATATTAAATTTAAACCAACGATTAGCCACTTTACTGAATACAAAACAGGAATGGAAATTCCTACGAAAGATTTTAAAATATATATGTTAGATGAATATACAGATGAGTTAGCATCAGAACATGGGTTAAATCGTTTTGATGACATTGAAATTAAACCAGAACATTATCAAAAATTAGTGGATGACATAATTGCACCCGAATTTTTAGAAACAGCACCCTAA
- a CDS encoding PepSY domain-containing protein has protein sequence MKLSKSKWGVLTVASSLLLMACGNTDTGTDDSMISTESSVSSMMSSEEMSSSSSMDSASISSEAISESTESESQVDIKGIENTTFDLSLQEAVDKFQDTFPNAKITSIAIDNDRDSYVYEVEGYNDSNSVEIKVDAYSGEIVKQKDTEDREDNAEDDVLDLEGIVSPQEAMKAALDEVASGYAKEWEIDSKNGQVYYEIDIEDAEQSNDDVHIDAKTGEFIGYD, from the coding sequence ATGAAATTATCAAAAAGTAAATGGGGAGTCCTAACAGTAGCATCATCCTTGTTGTTAATGGCTTGTGGAAATACAGATACTGGTACAGATGATTCGATGATTTCCACAGAATCAAGTGTAAGCTCTATGATGTCAAGTGAGGAAATGTCTAGTAGTAGTTCTATGGATTCAGCATCAATCAGTTCGGAAGCTATTTCAGAGAGTACAGAAAGCGAAAGCCAAGTAGATATAAAAGGGATTGAAAATACAACATTTGATTTAAGCTTACAAGAAGCAGTAGATAAATTTCAAGATACTTTTCCAAATGCAAAAATCACTTCTATAGCAATTGATAATGACAGAGATAGCTATGTATATGAAGTAGAAGGGTATAATGATTCTAATTCAGTAGAAATAAAAGTTGATGCTTACTCTGGAGAAATTGTTAAACAAAAGGACACTGAAGATCGTGAGGATAACGCAGAAGATGATGTATTAGATTTAGAAGGCATTGTTTCTCCACAAGAAGCTATGAAAGCTGCTCTTGATGAAGTAGCTAGTGGATACGCGAAGGAATGGGAAATTGATAGTAAGAACGGCCAAGTATATTATGAAATAGATATTGAAGATGCAGAACAATCCAACGACGATGTCCATATTGATGCGAAGACTGGTGAATTCATTGGATACGATTAA
- a CDS encoding universal stress protein: MLGKYNRIMVPVDGSLPSIDAFKKAVHISKRNQAEIYVVTILEKTRDEEEAAYQQRSKEELHHALENYAEKENVSVSKNIRTGNAKQLIAEGLVKEWNIDLIVIGATGKGRIAKMVLGSVTNHVTRYAMCDVLIVK; encoded by the coding sequence ATGTTAGGGAAATATAATCGAATTATGGTTCCGGTAGATGGTTCATTACCTTCTATTGATGCTTTTAAGAAAGCAGTTCATATTTCAAAAAGAAACCAAGCAGAAATATATGTAGTGACAATACTTGAAAAAACTCGAGATGAAGAAGAAGCCGCTTATCAACAAAGAAGTAAGGAAGAATTGCACCATGCTCTAGAAAATTATGCGGAGAAAGAGAATGTGAGTGTTTCAAAGAATATACGTACTGGAAATGCAAAACAGTTAATAGCGGAAGGATTGGTTAAGGAATGGAATATAGATTTGATCGTTATCGGAGCTACTGGAAAAGGTAGGATTGCTAAAATGGTGTTAGGTTCGGTAACCAATCATGTAACAAGATATGCTATGTGTGATGTTCTCATTGTAAAATAG
- a CDS encoding PfkB family carbohydrate kinase — translation MALNEKESKVFAYIKEDPFISQQALADKIGLSRPAVANIISGLVKRGYLLGKAYVVNETRPIICIGAAAIDRRYFIENELITGESNKVTSQTSCGGVALSVAENLGRLQEDVVLMSLVGEDEEAKTIKDQMRPFMKLNEVEQINAFPTGTYMEVLDNKAEMVIGLAEMDIYDRMTPNWLMKRSMLLKQAQAIMVDTNTPRETTEMVLEIAAKNKIPVIMVTVSALKAHNIPSNLKGVKMFVTTQAEAEMFFDMKIENDEDLKKVLNRYLDMGTEHVIITYKSKCIQYASHKHGTLRFDLRYTDSDSYVWGTNEALAAGLIYRYMMTKNVIDVLMTGIVNAAQTTHSIHKVRHDLSQATLEKDIKAFGESDFEKI, via the coding sequence ATGGCATTGAATGAAAAGGAATCAAAAGTGTTCGCTTATATTAAAGAGGATCCTTTTATTTCACAGCAAGCGTTGGCAGATAAAATAGGACTCTCACGTCCAGCCGTCGCCAATATTATTTCTGGATTAGTTAAAAGAGGGTACTTATTAGGTAAAGCGTATGTTGTCAATGAGACTCGACCAATTATTTGTATTGGAGCAGCAGCTATCGATCGCCGTTACTTCATCGAAAATGAGTTAATTACTGGGGAATCTAACAAGGTTACTTCTCAAACATCTTGCGGTGGAGTTGCTTTAAGTGTTGCTGAGAACCTGGGACGTTTACAAGAAGATGTTGTCTTAATGTCTTTAGTAGGTGAAGATGAAGAAGCGAAAACAATAAAAGATCAAATGCGTCCTTTCATGAAGTTAAACGAGGTGGAGCAAATAAATGCGTTCCCAACAGGAACGTATATGGAAGTCTTGGATAATAAAGCTGAAATGGTTATTGGTTTAGCGGAGATGGATATTTATGATCGAATGACTCCAAATTGGCTAATGAAACGTTCTATGCTTTTAAAACAAGCGCAAGCAATTATGGTGGATACAAATACTCCAAGGGAAACCACTGAAATGGTTTTAGAAATTGCTGCTAAAAATAAAATTCCTGTAATTATGGTTACTGTTTCTGCGTTAAAGGCACATAATATTCCATCTAACTTAAAAGGAGTAAAAATGTTTGTCACTACTCAAGCTGAGGCAGAAATGTTTTTTGATATGAAAATAGAGAATGATGAAGATTTGAAAAAGGTATTAAATAGGTATCTAGACATGGGCACAGAACATGTGATTATTACTTATAAAAGTAAATGTATCCAGTATGCTAGTCATAAACACGGTACGCTAAGATTTGATTTGCGTTATACAGATTCAGATTCTTATGTTTGGGGAACGAATGAGGCTTTAGCTGCCGGATTAATATATAGGTATATGATGACGAAAAATGTTATTGATGTCCTTATGACTGGGATCGTTAATGCTGCTCAAACAACGCACTCTATCCATAAAGTTCGTCATGATCTTTCTCAGGCAACTTTAGAAAAGGATATAAAAGCATTTGGAGAATCAGACTTTGAAAAGATATAA
- a CDS encoding heavy metal translocating P-type ATPase — MKQETYAIEGMTCASCAQTVEKTASKVKGVKEATVNIATEKINIKIDETIFSLEEMKKAISDVGYEVIIPTKTKEKTFHIEGMTCASCAQTVEKTVQKLVGEGNATVNLATEKMSVHYNPKEVSVLDITEAVADAGYTAVEEVTSAESTDSDREKKEQHIQQMWKRFWISGLFTIPLLYISMGHMMGLPLPELIVPEVNPLNFALLQLILTIPVMIVGRSFFTVGFKALFKGHPNMDSLVALGTSAAFAYSLYGTVMVIVGNGSFAMDLYYESAAVILTLITLGKYFEAVSKGKTSEAIKKLMGLTPKTARIMQNGQEKEVSIDEVQVDDIIVVRPGERLPVDGVVTKGVTYIDEAMLTGESIPVEKKINDKVVGASINKNGNIHYRATKVGKDTVLSQIIKLVEDAQGSKAPIAKMADKISGVFVPIVIVLAVLSGLAWYFFGQESGVFALTITISVLVIACPCALGLATPTAIMVGTGKGAENGVLIKSGGALETTHNIKTIVFDKTGTLTEGQPKVTDILTMQVGKENELLLLAASAEKGSEHPLGEAIVREAEEKQIEFISVHSFEAIPGHGIKVIINDKEVQLGNQKLMEEYSIDLSELKNDSDRLASEGKTPMYIASEGKLLGIIAVADTLKEHSVDAIKKLQNMGIEVVMMTGDNKRTAQAIAKQVGIDRVLSEVLPEDKANQVKKLQEEGKKVAMVGDGINDAPALAQADIGIAIGNGTDVAIESADIVLMHSDLMDVPTSIELSHATIKNIKENLFWAFAYNVIGIPVAMGLLYVFGGPLLNPMIAGAAMSFSSVSVLLNALRLKRFKPSKVK; from the coding sequence ATGAAACAAGAAACATATGCAATAGAGGGCATGACTTGTGCAAGTTGTGCACAAACGGTAGAAAAGACAGCTTCAAAAGTTAAAGGTGTAAAGGAAGCTACGGTTAATATTGCAACTGAAAAAATAAATATAAAAATAGATGAAACTATTTTTTCTCTAGAGGAAATGAAAAAAGCCATCTCTGATGTGGGGTATGAAGTAATTATTCCAACTAAAACGAAAGAAAAGACATTTCATATAGAAGGAATGACCTGTGCGAGTTGTGCGCAAACTGTTGAGAAAACGGTACAAAAATTAGTAGGTGAGGGAAACGCTACAGTAAATTTGGCGACAGAAAAAATGTCTGTACATTATAATCCCAAAGAAGTCTCGGTTTTAGATATTACTGAAGCCGTTGCAGACGCTGGGTATACTGCAGTAGAAGAGGTTACTAGTGCTGAATCAACAGATAGTGATCGAGAGAAAAAAGAACAACATATTCAGCAGATGTGGAAACGGTTCTGGATTTCTGGATTATTTACGATTCCACTCCTATATATTTCAATGGGACATATGATGGGATTACCACTTCCAGAGTTAATCGTTCCTGAAGTCAATCCATTAAATTTTGCCTTATTGCAATTGATTTTGACGATTCCAGTAATGATTGTTGGAAGAAGCTTCTTTACCGTTGGCTTTAAAGCTCTATTCAAGGGACATCCAAATATGGACTCTCTTGTTGCATTAGGTACAAGTGCAGCTTTTGCTTATAGTCTTTATGGGACAGTAATGGTAATAGTGGGAAATGGCAGCTTTGCGATGGATTTATATTATGAATCAGCGGCAGTTATTCTCACACTCATTACACTGGGAAAATATTTTGAAGCTGTTTCAAAAGGGAAAACCTCAGAAGCAATTAAAAAATTAATGGGCCTAACTCCTAAGACGGCTCGCATTATGCAGAATGGACAAGAAAAGGAAGTTTCCATTGATGAAGTACAAGTGGACGATATTATTGTCGTTCGTCCTGGAGAAAGACTTCCAGTAGATGGAGTCGTTACCAAAGGAGTAACCTATATCGATGAAGCTATGCTTACGGGAGAAAGTATACCTGTTGAGAAAAAAATAAATGATAAAGTAGTAGGAGCAAGTATCAATAAAAATGGAAATATTCACTACCGAGCTACTAAAGTCGGAAAAGATACGGTTCTATCACAAATTATAAAATTAGTAGAAGATGCACAGGGATCAAAAGCACCCATAGCCAAAATGGCTGATAAAATTTCTGGTGTGTTTGTGCCCATTGTAATTGTGTTAGCCGTTCTTTCAGGATTAGCTTGGTATTTCTTTGGACAAGAATCTGGTGTTTTTGCTTTAACCATCACTATATCAGTTCTAGTAATTGCTTGTCCTTGTGCACTCGGTTTAGCTACTCCAACAGCTATTATGGTTGGAACAGGAAAAGGTGCAGAGAATGGCGTCTTAATTAAAAGTGGGGGTGCTTTAGAAACTACCCATAATATTAAAACGATTGTATTTGATAAAACAGGTACTTTAACCGAAGGACAACCAAAAGTGACCGATATTCTAACGATGCAAGTGGGAAAAGAAAATGAATTACTCCTGTTAGCGGCCTCTGCTGAAAAAGGATCGGAGCACCCATTAGGGGAAGCGATTGTACGAGAAGCAGAAGAGAAGCAAATCGAGTTCATTTCTGTTCATTCCTTTGAAGCAATACCAGGACATGGTATAAAAGTGATCATAAATGATAAGGAAGTTCAATTAGGGAATCAAAAATTGATGGAAGAGTATTCTATCGATCTTTCTGAATTAAAAAATGATTCTGATCGCCTTGCATCTGAAGGGAAGACCCCCATGTACATCGCTTCAGAAGGGAAACTACTAGGGATAATTGCAGTAGCGGATACACTGAAAGAACACAGTGTGGATGCGATTAAAAAATTACAAAATATGGGAATTGAAGTGGTCATGATGACCGGAGATAATAAACGAACTGCACAAGCAATAGCAAAACAAGTAGGAATTGATCGAGTATTAAGTGAAGTTTTACCTGAAGATAAAGCAAATCAAGTAAAAAAATTACAAGAAGAAGGCAAAAAAGTAGCCATGGTTGGTGATGGAATTAACGATGCTCCTGCACTGGCTCAGGCTGATATTGGAATCGCTATTGGAAATGGTACAGACGTCGCAATTGAATCGGCTGATATCGTATTAATGCATAGTGATTTGATGGATGTACCAACTTCTATTGAACTCAGTCATGCTACTATTAAGAATATTAAAGAAAATCTTTTTTGGGCATTTGCCTATAACGTAATCGGTATTCCAGTTGCGATGGGATTGCTTTACGTATTCGGTGGACCGCTTCTTAATCCAATGATTGCCGGAGCTGCCATGAGTTTTAGTTCTGTATCAGTCTTACTGAATGCACTACGACTAAAAAGATTTAAACCCTCAAAAGTTAAATAA